One genomic segment of Mesoterricola silvestris includes these proteins:
- the nadE gene encoding NAD(+) synthase produces MAMNRHILDIDPAAETDRIVAWLRENMRGLHRTGAVLGISGGIDSSVCLALCVKAFGPGKVVPLILPEKDSEPASEDLARMLAAHYGLTPIKEVITPALDGYDCYGRRDEAIARVFPEFDARKGYLAKIVLPPGLLDNGTLNVYSLTIITPSGEEKTARLGPAEFAQIVAASNFKQRTRTAMLYYHAELRNYAVVGTPNKNEHDQGFFVKFGDGGVDLKPIVHLYKTQVYQLAAHLDVPKVIQERTPTSDTYSAPATQEEFFFRMPFATMDLLWYAQENGVSPEETAQALDLTPAQVRNAFDDFTRKTRATHYLRTPPLDMAGLGRPVPGRG; encoded by the coding sequence ATGGCCATGAACAGGCACATCCTCGACATCGATCCCGCCGCCGAGACCGACCGCATCGTGGCGTGGCTCCGGGAGAACATGCGGGGCCTGCACAGGACGGGCGCCGTGCTGGGCATCAGCGGCGGCATCGACTCCTCGGTGTGCCTGGCGCTGTGCGTCAAGGCCTTCGGCCCCGGGAAGGTGGTGCCCCTCATCCTCCCCGAGAAGGATTCGGAACCTGCCTCCGAGGACCTGGCCCGCATGCTGGCGGCCCACTACGGCCTGACGCCCATCAAGGAGGTCATCACCCCGGCCCTGGACGGCTACGACTGCTACGGCCGCCGGGACGAGGCCATCGCGCGGGTGTTCCCCGAGTTCGACGCCCGCAAGGGCTACCTGGCCAAGATCGTGCTGCCCCCGGGCCTGCTGGACAACGGCACGCTCAACGTCTATTCCCTCACCATCATCACGCCCTCGGGGGAGGAGAAGACCGCGCGCCTGGGCCCCGCGGAGTTCGCCCAGATCGTGGCCGCCTCCAACTTCAAGCAGCGCACCCGCACCGCCATGCTCTACTACCACGCCGAGCTGCGGAACTACGCGGTGGTGGGCACCCCCAACAAGAACGAGCACGACCAGGGCTTCTTCGTGAAGTTCGGTGACGGGGGCGTGGACCTCAAGCCCATCGTGCACCTGTACAAGACGCAGGTGTACCAGCTCGCGGCCCACCTGGACGTGCCCAAGGTCATCCAGGAGCGCACCCCCACCTCCGACACCTACAGCGCCCCGGCCACCCAGGAGGAGTTCTTCTTCCGCATGCCCTTCGCCACCATGGACCTGCTCTGGTACGCCCAGGAGAACGGCGTCAGCCCGGAGGAGACGGCCCAGGCCCTGGACCTCACCCCCGCCCAGGTGCGCAACGCCTTCGACGACTTCACCCGCAAGACGCGGGCCACCCACTACCTGCGCACGCCCCCCCTGGACATGGCCGGCCTGGGGCGGCCCGTGCCCGGCCGGGGCTGA
- a CDS encoding serine hydrolase → MRIPPLSVAGLLLCLPASAQAGGLSDPDPAARWKAVVALAAQGAGALPEALRVLETGDAPGREAAARVLGRLGPAADAAVPALVRALKDPEARVRERAAQALGALGPGAAPAAPALAEVLADPDVFVQGQAAAALGCLGPGAVPVLARALEAKEAAARKGAATALGRLGSAAAPAAPGLVKALGAAEGAERQGAAFALGAAGAGAPALREALADPDEDVRWAAAWALDRMGAAPGGTLDTIRTLTPRLMKELKVPGVSIAVIRDRKIAWTGTFGVADALAGTPVARDTVFEACSMSKPVFAYLALLLADRGVLDLDRPLCAYLPGEGYPPQAEFRLITARHVLSHTSGLPNWRKDGEEREGPVAVAFQPGSRFLYSGEGMYLLQRVVERIADEPLELLAERLVFKPLGMGHSSFAWTPAVEAGLAAGHGLDGSFKARSRYLHANAAYTLYTTGEDYARFLLAFLDPAVGGLKAETLKAALTAQVKLDAREPMERPGAARGLGVGWCLGWSVNATRGGAIYHHSGANQTGFRCFSQFDPARGTGLVILTNALSGTDLWVRLVNRVGDL, encoded by the coding sequence ATGCGGATTCCCCCCCTTTCCGTGGCCGGTCTCCTCCTTTGCCTCCCGGCTTCGGCCCAGGCCGGGGGGCTCTCGGACCCGGATCCGGCCGCGCGGTGGAAGGCCGTCGTGGCCCTGGCCGCCCAGGGGGCCGGGGCCCTGCCCGAGGCTCTCCGGGTGCTGGAGACCGGCGACGCCCCGGGCCGGGAGGCCGCGGCCCGGGTGCTGGGGAGGCTGGGACCGGCGGCCGACGCCGCGGTGCCCGCCCTGGTCCGGGCCCTGAAGGATCCGGAAGCCCGGGTGCGGGAGCGGGCCGCCCAGGCCCTGGGGGCCCTGGGGCCCGGTGCGGCGCCGGCGGCCCCGGCGCTGGCGGAGGTCCTGGCGGATCCCGATGTCTTCGTGCAGGGCCAGGCTGCGGCGGCCCTGGGCTGTCTGGGGCCCGGGGCCGTGCCGGTCCTGGCCCGGGCCCTGGAGGCCAAGGAGGCCGCGGCCCGCAAGGGGGCCGCCACGGCCCTGGGGCGCCTGGGCTCCGCGGCGGCGCCCGCGGCGCCGGGCCTCGTGAAGGCCCTGGGGGCGGCGGAGGGGGCCGAACGCCAGGGGGCGGCCTTCGCCCTGGGCGCGGCCGGCGCGGGGGCCCCCGCCCTGCGGGAGGCCCTGGCGGACCCGGACGAGGACGTGCGCTGGGCCGCGGCCTGGGCCCTGGACCGCATGGGGGCCGCCCCCGGGGGCACCCTCGACACGATCCGGACGCTGACCCCGCGCCTCATGAAGGAACTGAAGGTGCCCGGGGTGTCCATCGCCGTGATCCGGGACCGGAAGATCGCGTGGACCGGGACCTTCGGGGTGGCCGACGCCCTCGCGGGCACGCCCGTGGCCCGGGACACGGTGTTCGAGGCCTGCTCCATGTCCAAGCCCGTGTTCGCGTACCTGGCGCTCCTGCTCGCGGACCGGGGGGTGCTGGACCTGGACCGGCCCCTCTGCGCCTACCTTCCGGGGGAGGGCTACCCGCCCCAGGCGGAGTTCCGGCTCATCACCGCGCGCCACGTCCTCTCCCACACCTCGGGCCTGCCCAACTGGCGCAAGGATGGCGAGGAGCGGGAGGGGCCCGTGGCGGTGGCGTTCCAGCCGGGGTCCCGGTTCCTCTATTCGGGGGAGGGGATGTACCTCCTGCAGCGGGTGGTGGAGCGCATCGCGGACGAGCCCCTGGAACTGCTCGCGGAGCGGCTGGTCTTCAAGCCCCTGGGCATGGGCCACTCCAGCTTCGCGTGGACCCCCGCCGTGGAGGCCGGGCTCGCGGCGGGCCACGGCCTGGACGGGTCCTTCAAGGCCCGTTCCCGGTACCTGCACGCCAACGCCGCCTACACCCTCTACACCACCGGGGAGGACTACGCCCGGTTCCTCCTGGCCTTCCTGGACCCCGCCGTGGGGGGCCTCAAGGCGGAGACCCTCAAGGCCGCCCTCACCGCCCAGGTGAAGCTGGACGCCCGGGAGCCCATGGAGCGCCCCGGCGCCGCCCGGGGCCTGGGGGTGGGCTGGTGCCTGGGGTGGTCCGTGAATGCCACCCGGGGCGGCGCCATCTACCACCACTCCGGCGCCAACCAGACCGGCTTCCGCTGCTTCAGCCAGTTCGACCCGGCCCGGGGCACGGGCCTGGTGATCCTCACCAACGCCCTCTCCGGCACCGACCTCTGGGTGCGCCTGGTGAACCGGGTGGGGGACCTGTGA
- a CDS encoding N5-glutamine methyltransferase family protein, whose protein sequence is MDQLKARIEALLAPVAGSEAGAEADRILDAARSLPAAQAEAQAAAWAAKRAGGAPLGLVLGRQRFLGVDLLTGSDVLAAREETEILGREVLAALREAGQGELRMIDMGCGSGNLGCAVAVLLPEVRVWASDLTESCAALTRENVDLHGLGERVQVSQGDLFEPLKGRGLEGTMHVVAMNPPYIPSTALEKNHSELLRHEPREAFDGGPYGVSIVTRLLQEAPAFLRPGGRVLFEFGLGQARIIQALVAKNGRYRDCRFAADAAGEPRVAVLELRPGESGTSPR, encoded by the coding sequence ATGGACCAGCTCAAGGCGAGGATCGAGGCCCTCCTGGCCCCCGTGGCCGGAAGCGAGGCCGGCGCGGAAGCCGACCGCATCCTGGACGCCGCCCGGAGTCTGCCGGCGGCCCAGGCCGAAGCCCAGGCGGCGGCCTGGGCCGCCAAGCGCGCGGGGGGCGCCCCCCTGGGGCTGGTGCTGGGCCGGCAGCGTTTCCTGGGGGTGGACCTGCTCACCGGCAGCGACGTGCTCGCCGCCCGGGAGGAGACGGAGATCCTGGGGCGCGAGGTGCTGGCCGCGCTGCGCGAGGCCGGGCAGGGCGAGCTCCGCATGATCGACATGGGCTGCGGCTCGGGAAACCTGGGCTGCGCGGTGGCCGTGCTCCTGCCCGAAGTGCGGGTGTGGGCCTCCGACCTCACGGAAAGCTGCGCGGCCCTCACGAGGGAGAACGTGGATCTGCACGGCCTGGGGGAAAGGGTCCAGGTGTCGCAGGGGGATCTCTTCGAGCCCCTGAAGGGCCGGGGCCTGGAGGGCACCATGCACGTGGTGGCCATGAACCCGCCCTACATCCCCTCCACCGCCCTGGAGAAGAACCACAGCGAACTGCTCCGCCACGAGCCCCGGGAGGCCTTCGACGGCGGGCCCTACGGCGTCTCCATCGTCACCCGGCTCCTGCAGGAGGCCCCGGCCTTCCTGAGGCCCGGCGGGCGCGTGCTGTTCGAATTCGGCCTGGGCCAGGCGCGCATCATCCAGGCCCTGGTGGCAAAGAACGGCCGCTACCGGGACTGCCGCTTCGCCGCGGACGCGGCGGGGGAGCCCCGGGTGGCGGTGCTGGAGCTCAGGCCCGGGGAAAGCGGTACGTCACCGCGTTGA
- the asnB gene encoding asparagine synthase (glutamine-hydrolyzing) yields MCGVVGFCALGEAAPARAETLRAMLGAIRHRGPDQFGIYLDGPTGLGNARLSIIDLSTGQQPISNEDGTLWIVFNGEIFNHPELRLELEARGHRYATSCDTETVLHAYEEFGPDCLSRFNGQFAIAIWDTVKRTLFLARDRLGVRPLFYAQGGGSLVFGSEIKAILAHPDVAAEADPGALDEIFTYWSTLSPRTFFKGVRELPPGHHLLVRDGQVALEPWWEMGFPEPGPVRSLADCAAELRELLIDATRLRLRADVPVGAYLSGGLDSSTITAIIRTFTSNPLETFSIAFDDPAFDESGFQASMARSLGTRHHVVHASHADIGRIFPEVVWHAETPMMRTSPAPMFLLSGLVRRKDFKVVLTGEGADEFLAGYDLFKEARIRRFWAARPDSKLRQDLFGRIYPWIAGLTQGNASYASAFFGMGLSDTGARDYSHAIRWRTTARAKRFFSPGFVERVGPARSPAYPEGFDGWDPLHQAQFLEISIFLSQYLLSSQSDRMAMGHSVEGRFPFLDYRVVDFCNRLPPGLKLRGLTEKFLLKEVSREWLPPEITDRPKQPFRAPIQRAFFGPSAPEYLEELLSPAAIADAGYFNPRAVDQLVAKLRQGHAHSETDDMALAGIVSTQLVHRQFLSGFKPSPALDGSDDIKVVTVPAAPQQD; encoded by the coding sequence ATGTGCGGCGTGGTGGGCTTCTGCGCCCTGGGGGAAGCGGCCCCGGCGCGGGCCGAGACCCTGCGCGCCATGCTGGGGGCCATCCGCCACCGGGGCCCCGACCAGTTCGGCATCTACCTGGACGGCCCGACCGGGCTGGGCAACGCCCGGCTCAGCATCATCGACCTGAGCACCGGCCAGCAGCCCATCTCCAACGAGGACGGCACCCTCTGGATCGTCTTCAACGGCGAGATCTTCAACCACCCCGAACTGCGCCTCGAACTGGAGGCGCGGGGCCACCGGTACGCCACCTCCTGCGACACCGAGACCGTGCTCCACGCCTACGAGGAGTTCGGCCCGGACTGCCTTTCCCGGTTCAACGGGCAGTTCGCCATCGCCATCTGGGACACCGTCAAGCGCACCCTCTTCCTGGCCCGGGACCGGCTCGGGGTGAGGCCGCTCTTCTACGCCCAGGGCGGGGGGAGCCTCGTCTTCGGGTCGGAGATCAAGGCGATCCTCGCCCACCCGGACGTGGCGGCGGAGGCCGATCCCGGCGCCCTGGACGAGATCTTCACCTACTGGAGCACCCTTTCCCCCCGCACCTTCTTCAAGGGCGTGCGGGAACTGCCCCCGGGCCATCACCTGCTGGTGCGGGACGGGCAGGTGGCCCTTGAGCCCTGGTGGGAGATGGGCTTCCCGGAGCCGGGCCCGGTGCGCTCCCTGGCGGACTGCGCCGCCGAACTGCGGGAGCTGCTCATCGACGCCACCCGGCTGCGCCTGAGGGCGGACGTGCCGGTGGGGGCCTACCTCAGCGGCGGGCTGGATTCCTCCACCATCACCGCCATCATCCGCACCTTCACCTCCAATCCCCTGGAGACCTTCTCCATCGCCTTCGACGACCCGGCCTTCGACGAGAGCGGCTTCCAGGCCAGCATGGCCCGGTCCCTGGGCACGCGCCACCACGTGGTCCATGCGAGCCACGCCGACATCGGGCGCATCTTCCCCGAGGTGGTCTGGCACGCCGAGACGCCCATGATGCGCACGTCGCCGGCGCCCATGTTCCTGCTCTCGGGCCTGGTGCGCCGCAAGGACTTCAAGGTGGTGCTCACCGGCGAAGGCGCCGACGAGTTCCTGGCGGGCTACGACCTCTTCAAGGAGGCCCGCATCCGCCGCTTCTGGGCGGCCCGGCCCGATTCCAAGCTGCGCCAGGACCTCTTCGGCCGGATCTACCCCTGGATCGCCGGCCTCACCCAGGGCAACGCCAGCTACGCCTCGGCCTTCTTCGGCATGGGGCTTTCCGACACCGGGGCCCGGGACTACTCCCACGCCATCCGCTGGCGCACCACGGCCCGGGCCAAGCGCTTCTTCAGCCCGGGGTTCGTCGAACGGGTGGGCCCGGCCCGGAGCCCGGCCTACCCCGAGGGCTTCGACGGGTGGGATCCGCTGCACCAGGCGCAGTTCCTGGAGATCTCCATCTTCCTTAGCCAGTACCTCCTCTCCTCCCAGAGCGACCGCATGGCCATGGGCCATTCGGTGGAGGGGCGCTTCCCGTTCCTGGACTACCGGGTGGTGGACTTCTGCAACCGCCTCCCCCCCGGCCTCAAGCTCCGGGGCCTCACGGAGAAGTTCCTGCTCAAGGAGGTGAGCCGCGAGTGGCTGCCCCCGGAGATCACGGACCGGCCCAAGCAGCCCTTCCGGGCCCCCATCCAGCGGGCCTTCTTCGGGCCCTCGGCGCCGGAGTACCTGGAGGAGCTCCTCTCCCCCGCCGCCATCGCGGACGCCGGGTACTTCAATCCCCGCGCCGTGGACCAGCTGGTGGCCAAGCTCAGGCAGGGCCACGCCCACAGCGAGACCGACGACATGGCGCTGGCCGGCATCGTCTCCACCCAGCTCGTGCACCGCCAGTTCCTTTCCGGCTTCAAGCCTTCCCCCGCCCTGGACGGCTCCGACGACATCAAGGTCGTCACCGTCCCTGCGGCCCCCCAACAGGACTGA
- a CDS encoding acyl carrier protein, with protein MALETTSVAPKIRDYIAENFLFSDQGYGYGDDTSFLEEGIIDSLGIIELVAFVEKAFGISVSDSELLPDNFDSVAKLSAYVAGKMEKAS; from the coding sequence ATGGCATTGGAAACGACCTCCGTTGCTCCTAAGATCCGCGACTACATCGCGGAGAATTTCCTCTTCAGCGACCAGGGCTACGGCTACGGCGACGACACCTCCTTCCTGGAGGAGGGGATCATCGATTCCCTCGGGATCATCGAGCTGGTGGCCTTCGTGGAGAAGGCCTTCGGCATCTCCGTGAGCGACAGCGAGCTGCTGCCGGACAACTTCGATTCCGTGGCCAAGCTCAGCGCCTACGTGGCGGGCAAGATGGAAAAGGCCTCCTGA
- a CDS encoding class I adenylate-forming enzyme family protein, translated as MLVHQFLSATAARMPHKVALVCGARRVTYAELDAMANRVGHALVEAGVGRGDRVAIHLHNSVEAVAGIFGALKAGGTFVFINASTKLDKLKFILNNCRASALFMDERVVGFQDLWGDVPSLALGVSCFSKRPAAGRVRTFEEIQEAASAAPLPIVNIDLDLACLVYTSGSTGEPKGVMCDHSNVDFASTSIITYLENREEDIVLGVLPLSFDYGLYQLLMTLKFGGTLVLERSFTYPALILQRIQEERITGFPGVPTIFAMLLALDRSSFDLSSLRYLTNTAAALPPSHIADLRAAFPGVTLYSMYGLTETKRTLYLPPAELDARPGSVGIPIPGTEAWLEDESGRRLGPGETGELVVRGRHVMRGYWESPEATARRYRPGAIPGERVCRSGDLFRTDAEGFFYFVGRQDDIIKSRGEKVAPKEVENVLHMLPGVLAAVVGVPDPVAGQVIKACVVCTGAPLTEAEVIAHCRRHLEDFMVPKFVEFMAELPMTSSGKISKLGLA; from the coding sequence ATGCTGGTCCATCAATTCCTATCGGCCACGGCCGCCCGTATGCCGCACAAGGTGGCGCTGGTGTGCGGCGCCCGGCGGGTCACCTACGCGGAACTGGACGCCATGGCCAACCGCGTGGGCCACGCCCTGGTGGAGGCCGGGGTGGGGCGGGGGGACCGGGTCGCGATCCACCTGCACAATTCGGTGGAGGCCGTGGCGGGGATCTTCGGGGCCCTGAAGGCCGGCGGCACCTTCGTGTTCATCAACGCCTCCACCAAGCTGGACAAGCTGAAGTTCATCCTCAACAACTGCCGGGCCTCGGCGCTGTTCATGGACGAGCGGGTGGTGGGCTTCCAGGACCTGTGGGGGGACGTGCCCTCCCTGGCGCTGGGGGTGTCCTGCTTCTCCAAGCGCCCCGCGGCGGGGCGGGTGCGCACCTTCGAGGAGATCCAGGAAGCGGCTTCCGCGGCGCCCCTGCCCATCGTCAACATCGACCTGGACCTGGCCTGCCTCGTGTACACCTCGGGCAGCACCGGCGAGCCCAAGGGCGTCATGTGCGACCACAGCAACGTGGACTTCGCCTCCACGTCGATCATCACCTACCTGGAGAACCGGGAGGAGGACATCGTCCTGGGGGTCCTGCCGCTCTCCTTCGACTACGGGCTCTACCAGCTCCTGATGACCCTGAAGTTCGGGGGGACGCTGGTGCTGGAGCGCAGCTTCACGTACCCGGCGCTGATCCTCCAGCGGATCCAGGAGGAGCGCATCACGGGCTTCCCCGGGGTGCCGACGATCTTCGCGATGCTCCTGGCCCTGGACCGCAGCTCCTTCGATCTCAGCAGCCTGCGCTACCTCACCAACACCGCCGCGGCGCTGCCCCCGAGCCACATCGCCGACCTGCGGGCGGCCTTCCCGGGGGTGACGCTCTACTCCATGTACGGCCTCACGGAGACCAAGCGCACCCTCTACCTGCCCCCGGCGGAGCTGGACGCCCGGCCCGGTTCGGTGGGCATTCCCATCCCCGGCACGGAGGCGTGGCTGGAGGACGAATCGGGCCGCCGCCTGGGCCCCGGGGAGACCGGGGAGCTGGTGGTGCGGGGCCGCCACGTGATGCGCGGCTACTGGGAGAGCCCTGAGGCCACCGCCCGCCGCTACCGGCCCGGAGCGATCCCGGGCGAGCGCGTGTGCCGCTCCGGGGATCTCTTCCGCACGGACGCGGAGGGGTTCTTCTATTTCGTGGGGCGCCAGGACGACATCATCAAGAGCCGCGGCGAGAAGGTGGCCCCCAAGGAGGTGGAGAACGTCCTCCACATGCTGCCCGGGGTGCTGGCCGCGGTGGTGGGGGTTCCCGATCCCGTGGCGGGGCAGGTGATCAAGGCCTGCGTGGTGTGCACCGGCGCCCCCCTGACGGAGGCCGAGGTCATCGCCCACTGCCGGCGGCACCTGGAGGACTTCATGGTGCCGAAGTTCGTGGAGTTCATGGCGGAACTGCCCATGACCTCCTCCGGAAAGATCAGCAAGCTCGGGTTGGCCTAG
- a CDS encoding 3-oxoacyl-ACP synthase III family protein — MAIQTIITGTGRCIPGRVVPNSAFLGHPFHGPDHQPIDKPNEEILAQFEAITGIQERRYASDDLLTSDLAAAAAQDALESSGTDRESLDGIIVAHNFGDVRPGSHRSDFVPSLAARVKAKLGIRNPGAVAFDLIFGCPGWLQGVIQADSMIRAGAARRVLVLGADILSRVSDPHDRDSLIYADGAGAVILEGREGAAGEGILAHSARSDAFEHSRMLVMGPSYLDGAFPEALFLKMEGRKLYRYALNHVAGAVKDCLDKAGVDLRQVAKVLIHQANLKMDEAILEALCRLEGLGTVPPGIMPMTISWLGNSSVATIPTLLDLVLKGDLEGQAIRPGDTVVFASVGAGMNINAVTYRFPRA; from the coding sequence ATGGCGATCCAGACCATCATCACGGGCACCGGGCGGTGCATTCCGGGCCGCGTCGTGCCCAATTCGGCCTTCCTGGGCCACCCCTTCCACGGTCCCGACCACCAGCCGATCGATAAACCCAACGAGGAGATCCTGGCCCAGTTCGAGGCCATCACCGGCATCCAGGAGCGCCGCTACGCCTCCGACGACCTCCTCACCTCGGACCTGGCCGCCGCCGCCGCCCAGGACGCCCTGGAATCCTCCGGCACGGACCGGGAATCCCTGGACGGCATCATCGTGGCCCACAACTTCGGCGACGTCCGCCCCGGGAGCCACCGTTCCGACTTCGTGCCGTCCCTGGCGGCGCGGGTGAAGGCGAAACTGGGCATCCGCAACCCGGGCGCCGTGGCCTTCGATCTCATCTTCGGGTGCCCCGGCTGGCTCCAGGGGGTGATCCAGGCCGACTCCATGATCCGCGCGGGGGCGGCCCGGCGCGTGCTGGTCCTGGGCGCCGATATCCTCTCCCGGGTCTCGGACCCCCACGACCGGGACAGCCTCATCTACGCCGACGGCGCCGGCGCCGTGATCCTCGAGGGCCGCGAAGGCGCCGCCGGCGAGGGCATCCTGGCCCACAGCGCGCGTTCCGACGCCTTCGAGCATTCCCGCATGCTGGTCATGGGCCCCTCCTACCTTGACGGCGCCTTTCCCGAAGCCCTCTTCCTGAAGATGGAGGGCCGCAAGCTCTACCGCTACGCCCTCAACCACGTGGCCGGCGCCGTGAAGGACTGCCTGGACAAGGCGGGGGTGGACCTGCGCCAGGTCGCCAAGGTCCTCATCCACCAGGCCAACCTCAAGATGGACGAGGCGATCCTGGAGGCGCTCTGCCGCCTCGAGGGGCTGGGGACCGTCCCGCCCGGGATCATGCCCATGACCATCTCCTGGCTGGGCAACAGCTCCGTGGCCACCATCCCCACCCTGCTCGACCTGGTCCTCAAGGGCGATCTGGAAGGCCAGGCGATCCGCCCCGGCGACACCGTCGTCTTCGCCTCGGTGGGGGCGGGCATGAACATCAACGCGGTGACGTACCGCTTTCCCCGGGCCTGA
- the rlmF gene encoding 23S rRNA (adenine(1618)-N(6))-methyltransferase RlmF, translating into MVGRGVVPHQGSPPAPPPRPPMAKQPPPGTGAKPGLHPRNPHRGRYDIPALLAVCPELAPFLRPNPSGEPTVDFTDPAAVRTLNRALLASVYGVRHWDLPPGYLCPPVPGRADYIHHLADLLATDGLPPRGPATRVLDVGVGAGAIYPLLGHRSYGWSFLGTDIDPGALASSRAILAANPDLEGAIQLRLQKDPARILAGVLLPGETFAASLCNPPFHGSPAEAREGTQRKWRNLGRPGAPVLNFGGRAGELWCEGGEVAFLSRLIEESAAAPQACRWFTSLLSKSSNLPPIQAALRKARAPHVRILEMAQGQKRSRIVAWSFQEPGR; encoded by the coding sequence ATGGTTGGACGGGGGGTGGTCCCGCACCAGGGTTCCCCCCCAGCCCCGCCCCCGAGACCCCCCATGGCCAAGCAGCCCCCTCCCGGAACCGGCGCCAAGCCCGGCCTCCACCCCCGCAACCCCCACCGGGGGCGGTACGACATCCCGGCTCTTCTGGCGGTCTGCCCGGAACTGGCCCCCTTCCTGCGGCCCAACCCCTCGGGCGAACCCACCGTCGACTTCACGGACCCCGCCGCCGTGCGCACCCTGAACCGGGCCCTCCTGGCCTCGGTCTACGGGGTCCGGCACTGGGACCTGCCCCCCGGCTACCTGTGCCCCCCCGTGCCCGGCCGGGCCGACTACATCCACCACCTGGCCGACCTCCTGGCCACGGACGGCCTCCCCCCCCGGGGGCCCGCCACCCGCGTCCTGGACGTGGGCGTGGGCGCCGGCGCCATCTACCCCCTCCTGGGCCACCGGTCCTACGGCTGGAGCTTCCTGGGCACCGACATCGACCCCGGGGCCCTGGCCAGCTCCCGGGCCATCCTCGCCGCCAACCCGGACCTGGAAGGGGCGATCCAGCTCCGCCTCCAGAAGGACCCCGCCCGGATCCTGGCCGGGGTCCTCCTCCCCGGCGAAACCTTCGCGGCCAGCCTCTGCAACCCCCCCTTCCACGGCTCCCCCGCCGAAGCCCGGGAGGGCACCCAGCGCAAATGGCGCAACCTCGGCCGCCCCGGAGCCCCCGTGCTGAATTTCGGAGGCCGTGCCGGCGAGCTGTGGTGCGAGGGCGGCGAAGTGGCCTTCCTCTCCCGCCTGATCGAGGAAAGCGCGGCGGCCCCCCAGGCCTGCCGCTGGTTCACCAGCCTCCTCTCCAAATCCTCCAACCTCCCCCCCATCCAGGCCGCCCTCCGCAAAGCCCGCGCCCCCCACGTCCGCATCCTCGAAATGGCCCAGGGCCAGAAGCGCAGCCGCATCGTCGCCTGGTCGTTCCAGGAACCTGGAAGGTGA
- a CDS encoding cold-shock protein codes for MAQGTVKWFNAEKGFGFITPDGGGADLFVHHTAIQGSGFKTLDENQRVSFESGQGQKGPQAINVTKL; via the coding sequence ATGGCTCAAGGTACTGTTAAGTGGTTCAACGCTGAAAAGGGTTTCGGCTTCATCACCCCCGACGGCGGTGGCGCTGATCTGTTCGTCCATCACACCGCCATCCAGGGCTCGGGCTTCAAGACGCTGGACGAGAACCAGCGCGTGAGCTTCGAGAGCGGACAGGGCCAGAAGGGCCCCCAGGCGATCAACGTCACCAAGCTCTAG